TCGCCAGGATCGACCACGCGAAGATCAAGTAGTACGGTCCGAAGAAGGTCAAATTTCTGATGATCCGAGCGGCAGCGGCTTCTGGAGAGGAAGGGATGTCGAAGGGGAACGTGGACTTGGAATTGTTCCGATTCCTTCGGCTCGAATAATGCTTCGAACCGATGATTGGTGTGGAGGCCGCCAGCGGCGGCGGAGCGGCGGTTGGGCGTTGGACAGTGGTGCTGCCGATGTTAGCCATGGCCATGGTAGAGATGGAAGGAAGAAGAGATGTGAAGAAAGACTTCTTAAAGGCTTCCTCGAATCCGAAGTCAATGAAGATTACTGATCCGAAAGCACACAGAAACATCGGATTCAACGTCAAGAAACAGTCGTGACCGTGAAAGCAATACGCTCCATT
The Diospyros lotus cultivar Yz01 chromosome 12, ASM1463336v1, whole genome shotgun sequence DNA segment above includes these coding regions:
- the LOC127787413 gene encoding PRA1 family protein F4-like — translated: MFLCAFGSVIFIDFGFEEAFKKSFFTSLLPSISTMAMANIGSTTVQRPTAAPPPLAASTPIIGSKHYSSRRNRNNSKSTFPFDIPSSPEAAAARIIRNLTFFGPYYLIFAWSILAIPLLPHRKVSLMILMAMTVVTCLFLLLLRSHPMVIEKILVLALIAIVTMVAMILTKAAIHFFASLAGSVPVILIHAVLRTRDDLVVDDEDSAAAGELVPLVNQTVGETEPAALV